CGGCGGGAACCACCTTCCCGATCTGACCGTGCTCCTCCCGGTGTTCGCGGGGGGGCGGCTGATCTTCTGGTCGATCAACCGGGCGCACCAGAGCGATATCGGCGGCTCGACGCACGGCGCCTACAATCCGGGGGCGACGGAGATCTGGCAGGAAGGGATTCGGATTCCTCCGCTCAAGCTCTACGACGCCGGCGACCTCCGCGACGACGTCATGCACATGATCGCGACGAACGTGCGTCACTCCAGCGACTTTCTCGGGGATCTCCGCGCCTCGATCGGCTCGGCCCGGCTCGGCGAGCGCCGCCTGCTGCGCCTCGCGGACGAGTACGGCGTCGCGACCGTCGCGGACGCGGTGGGGGAGATCCTCGATGGCACCGAGCGGCAGACCCGCGCCTGCATCCGGACCTGGAAGGATGGGGTGTACCGAGGCGAGGCGGTGCTCGACGACGACGGCCACGGGGCGCGGGACATCGCGATCCGCGCGACGGTGCGCAAAGCGGGCGACGGCCTGACCGTCGATTTGAGCAGGAGCGCTCCCCAGGTGACGGGGTTCGTCAACTCGTCGTACCCCAACACGATGTCCGCGGTCTTCATGGCGATCGCCTACCTCATCGATCCGGACATCCCCAAAAACGACGGGACGTTCCGCCCGGTGACAGTGGTGGCGAAGCAGGGGACCGTGGTGTGGCCGTACCCGCCGGCTCCGGTGACGCTGGCGACGAACCACTGCGGCCAGGAGATCTGCGAGGCGGTGATCAAAGCCCTGGCCGCGTCGTGCCCGGAGCGGGCGATCGCGGGGTGGTCGCGGAGGTTTCGCATCGCCATCCGCGGCATCGACCCCCGGACGCGGCGGCCGTTTATCTGGCACATGTTTCACGCCCGGGGCGGCGGCGGCGCCTCCGCCGCCGGCGACGGGTGGCCGACGGCGGGGGAGGGACAGGCCGCGGGGGGGATCAAGTTCGGCAGCGTCGAGGTGACCGAGGTCCGGTTCCCGCTCTACCTCCGCCGGCACGAGTTCCGCCCCGACTCGGGCGGGACGGGCAGGTATCGAGGAGGGGTGGGCTCGGTGCTGGAGATGCGGGTGGAGATCGCCGAGCCGGCAAGCGCCAACACCGCCGGCGACGGAGTCCGCCACGCTCCGTACGGCCTCTTCGGCGGCGCGGATGGTCTGCTGCACCGTTATCGCCTGCGCTCGCACGGGAGCGATCGGGTCCTGCGGACCAAAGAAGTCGGGATTCCCGTCGGGCCGGGCGATGTGTTCTTCGTCGAGTCGTCGGGGGGCGGCGGTTACGGAGACCCGCGCGGACGCCCCGCGGACGCCCACGCCGCGGACCTGCAAAACGGGGTGGTCACCCCGCGCCGCGCGCGGTCGAGACCGCGCTCCGGCCGCACGCGGGCCCCGCGGCGCGCAGCGTCCCGGGCGCATGTCTGACCTGCCGCAGGGACACGGGGGGCATCCCCAGGCGGGGGAGGGACACGCGTTCAGGATCGGCATCGATGTCGGCGGGACCTTCACCGATCTCGTGGCGGTCGACGAGGCCGGCCGGGTCACGCTGACCAAAGTGGCATCCACCCCCGACGATCCCTCGCGAGGGATCCTGGAGGGTCTGGGCCTCCTCGCGGAGGCCGTGGGGCGAGACCTGCGCACGCTGCTCGCCCAAACCGACCGCCTCGTCCACGGCACGACGGTGGCGACGAACGCGCTGGTGGAGCGGAAGGGCGCGCGGGTCGGCCTGCTGACCACCGAGGGGCATCGGGACATCCTGGAGATGCGCGAAGGCCTGAAGGACGACCGCTACAATCTGAGGATGCCCCCGCCCGTGCCGCTGGTGCCCCGGTACCTCCGGATCGGCGTACGCGAGCGGGTGCGGTCCGACGGCACGGTGGATCGTCCCCTCAGCCGAGCGTCCCTGGCCGCGGGGATCCGCGCGCTCGCCCGGGCCGGCGTCGAATCGGCGGCGATCTGCTACCTGCACGCCTACGGAAACCCCCGGCACGAGGCCAGGACCCGGCAGGCGGTCGCGCGCAGCCTGCCCGGCGTCTACCTGTCGGTCTCGTCGGAGGTCCTCCCCCAGATCAAGGAATACGAACGGGTCTGCACGACCGTCGTGAACGCCTACGTGGGACCGGCCCTCTCCCGGTACCTCGCGGCGCTGGCCGCGCGCCTGACGGCGAGCGGCTACCACCGGGGCGTTTTGATCATGCAGTCGCACGGCGGGGTGGCCACGATCGAGGACTCAACGCGCCTGGCGGCCGGGGTGATCCTCTCCGGGCCGGCGGGGGGGCTGGCCGGAAGTCGATTCTGCTCGGACCTCCTCGGGCACGGCGATCTGATCACCTTCGACATGGGCGGGACGAGCACCGACATCGCCCTGCTCGAGGGCGGTGAGCCTCCGCTGACGGGAGACAAGGCCGTGGGCGGCCACAAGGTCGCCCTGCCCAGCCTGGACATCCACACGCTGGGCGCGGGGGGCGGATCGATCGCCCGCGTCGATCTCGGCGGCATCCTCCACGTCGGGCCCCAAAGTGCGGGGGCGGTTCCCGGGCCGGCCTGCTACGGGCGCGGCGGAGACGCGGCCACGGTCACCGACGCGAACGTGGTGCTGGGGTACCTCGACCCCGACAATTTTCTCGGCGGCCGCACCCACCTCGACGCCGACGCCGCGCATCGGGAAGTGACGCGGATCGCCCGCCGGTTGGGGTGCTCGGCCGTGGAGGCGGCGGAAGGGATCCACGCCGTCGTCAACACCACGATGGCGGAGGGGATCCGGATCGTCTCGGTGCGCCGCGGCGTCGATCCCCGCCGCTTCGCCCTCCTCGCGTTTGGGGGCGCGGCCGGGCTACACGTCACCCGGGTGGCCCGCCAGCTGGAGATCACCCGCGTCGTCGTCCCGCGGATCGCGGCGGTGCTGTCGGCTTGGGGGATGCTGGCCACCGATCTTCGGTACGAGCTCGTGCGCACCCGCGTGGGTGAGGTGCGCCGCGTCGGGGCGGCGGGGCTCCGGCGCCTCTTCGCCGAGATGGAGGCCGAGGGGCGGACGCGGCTCGGCCCGGCGGACGCCGTCGCCCCCACGTTTCGGCGATCGCTCGACATGCGGTACGGAGAGCAGATCTTCGAGATCAACGTCCCGCTCGACGGGCTCGATCTGGAGGCGCCCGACCTGGTCGACCAGGTCGTGGCGCGATTCCTGCGCCGCCACGAGGCGCTGTACACGTACAGCGCCGCCGATCAGGATGTCGTGTTGGTCAACGCCCGCCTCACGGTCGTCGGCGAGCTCCCGGTCACCCCCGTCGAGCCGCGGATCCCGGCCGGGGGAACGGCCGCGCCGGCGAAGCAGCGGCGCGCCTACCTCGGGGGGTGGACGGAGGTCCCCGTCTACCGGTGGGACGACCTCCCCCCAGGGGCGCGGGTTGTCGGTCCGGCGATCTTCGAGTCGGATACCACGACGGTGGTCGCCCACCGCGGCGAGGGCGTCCGCGTGACCCCGCACGGGTGGCTGGACGTGACGATCACCTAGAAAGGCGGGGGCCGATGCGGGAGACGCTCAGACGGTAAAGCCTTCGCCGAGCCCGAGGGCGTGGACCGCGTACACGTACACCCCGGCGTTCCAGGCGAAGGGGACCTCGGCGGTGTAGAATCGCCGGGAGATCGGCGTGCCGGTTCGATCGTAGACCTCGTTCACGGCGTTGTGGCGCAGGTACCACCCCCCGATCAGCGCGAGGTCGGCGAACGCCCCGGCTCGGTCCCCGTACCGCTCCTTGCACACGGCGTTGAGGGTCCCCAACCACGGCCAGATCATCGTTCGGTGGTAGTCGGGGATCCCGGCGAGATAGTACATCGGGAAGACCTGCCACGGGGGGTAGACGGGATCGACCACGCGGAGCGGCGCGTCCGCGTCGAGCCGGCCGGCCCGGATGCGGCCGAGGATCCCGCGGGCCTGCGCCAGGGTCGCCACCCCGAAGAACATGGCGAGGACGTTGCCGTCCGAGGAAAATCCCCCGCGTTTCGCTCCCCAGATCCAGTCGGTGAAGTGGTCGCCGCTCCAGAAGATCTGCAGGCGCTGGAAGGTCCGGTCGGCCGCGCGGCCGATCTCCCGCGCCTCGTCGGCCTGACCGTTCACGTCCTTCAGCGCCGCGTAGGCGCGCAGAGCCTGATAGTAGATGACGTTCAGGTTGAAGACCTTGTTGGCCTTGATGATGGAGTCCATCCAATCGGCGAGCCAGTAGCTCTCGATCAACCCGTCGCCGTCGCGATCGTGGCGCCCCAGCCAGCGGATCGCCCGGTCCATCGTCGGATCGAACCGCCGGCAGAACGAGACGTCGCCGCTGCGCTCGAAATACTCCCGTGCCGCGATGATGAACAGCGCGGTGGGGTCGATCGGATCGGAGAAGATGCCGCCGGCGCGCCCCACGACCTTGGGGCGGCTCCTCAGCGTGTTGTAGCCGGTGATGTGGTGCCCGACGAACTCCACGCGGACCGGGAGCTTCCCCGACGGGAACTGGTACTTGATGAAGGTATCGAGCTCCGCCAGCGCCTGCGCGTGATCGCCGAGCGCGAGCGCGCCGAACGACGCCCACAGCCCATCCCGCGCCCAGTAGGCATTGAAGTGGAGGCGCCCGGCGACGATGCCGTCGGGGTTGTAGCACGCCCGCAGGTCGCGCACGGCGACGCCGTACGCCCGCCGGATGATGTCGAGGTCGGTCGTCTGCTCAGGCATGCGCAGGGAATGAGGTCTGCCCTTTCGGGTTCCGCACAACATTCTCCGGGGGCGCAGGCGCCCCTCCCACATCCCCGGAGGCGGCAGGACATTTCGCCGCGGGTCGCTAACCCTCATCCGCCATGGAGTACGGGATCACCCTGCCGGGCGCGGGGCCGCTCGCCACCCCCGAGGCGTTGACCGCGGTGGCGACGCTCGCGGAATCGCTCGGGTACGCGTCGGTGTGGGTGACCGATCATATCGCGTTTCCCGAGCAGCACACCAGCGCCTACCCGTACCGAGCGGACCGGAAAGCCCCGTGGCCGTCGACCATTTCCTACCTCGATGCCTTCACCGCGTTGAGTTGGGTGGGGGCGGTGACCCGACGGGTCGGCCTCGGCACCTCGGTGCTGATCCTTCCGTTGCGTCCCCCGTTGATCGTCGCGAAGACGGTGGCCACCCTGGACTACTTGAGCGGCGGCCGGATGCTCCTCGGGGTGGGCGCGGGGTGGCTTCGCGAGGAGTTCGACCTGCTGGGGCAACCGTTTGAGGACCGCGGTCGGCGGATGCGGGAGGCGATCCGAATCTTGCGGGCGTGCTGGGGTCCCGATCCGGTGCGGTTCGAGGGGGCGTTCTATCATCTCGCGCCGTTCGGGATGGATCCCAAACCGGTCCAAGGCCCCCGGCTGCCCGTGCTGGGGGGAGGCGAGGGCGACGTCGCGCTCCGGCGCGTGGCCGAAGTCTGCGACGGCTGGCATCCCCTGAACCTGACCCCCGAGCAGGTGGCGGAGCGTCTCGACCGGCTTCGCCGGTACGTGGCGGACGCCGGACGCTCCATGGCCGACCTGCTGCTCACCGTCCGTCCCGGGCTGGCCAACCCGGTGACGGTCGATCTCGCGGCCCGCTACGAGGCGCTGGGCGTCCGGTTGCTCGTCGCCGACGTCGACTATCGGCGGTTGACGCTGCCCGAGGCGCTCGCGCAGGTGGCCCACCTGGCGCGGGCGCTGCATCTTTCCGGCGCCGGCGTGGCGTGACCCGCCGCGTGTCCCGTGTTCACCTGTAGGGAGACGATCGTGCTGGCGTCGGCGTCGCCGCGGCGGCGTGACCTGCTGGCCTCCGCCGGGATCGCCGTGCGGGCGGTGGCGAGCGGCATCCCCGAGGAGGATCATCCGGGGGAGCACGCCGAGGCGCGCGTCCGCCGCCTGGCCGAGGCGAAGGCCCGGGCCGTGGCGCGCGCCGCGGCCGGGGCGGGGCGGTTTTTCATCGGCGCCGACACCGTGGTCGTGCGGGGCGCGGAGGCGCTGGGCAAGCCCCGCGACCGCGGCGATGCGGAGCGGATGCTGCGCGCGCTTTCCGGAGGGGTGCACGAGGTTGTCACCGGCGTGGCGGTGTACGACGCCGCGGCCGATCGGGTGCACGTCGAGGCGGTGCGCACGCGCGTCACCTTCAAGGCGCTGCGCGATCGGGAGATCGCGGCGTATGTCGAGGAGGATCGTCCCTTCGACAAGGCCGGCGCCTACGGGATTCAGGGGCGGGCGGCGTTCATGGTGGAGCGGATCGACGGATCGTACACGAACGTGGTCGGCCTGCCGCTGTGCGAGACGGTCGAAGCGCTGCTCGCGATGGGGGCCATCTCCCCCTGAGCGGTCGGCGTCGGCGAGTGTGGGGGGAGCGCCCTCCACGGGAAGCGGGTAGTGAGCGCGCCGGATGGCTCGGATCGTCCTGCTGAACTCGATGCTCCACCGCGTCGGCGAGGACCTCCTCGCCGCGCGCGCCCAGGTGGAGATCGTCCCCGCCGCCGCGGCCCCCGACCGACTTCGGTCGGCGTTGCGCGATGCCGACGCGGTGCTCGTCCGGTTGCCCGCCCGGATCACCCGGGAGGTGATCGCCGCGGCGTCCCGGCTCCGCGTCATCGGCACCGCGGGGGCGGGATTCGACAACATCGATGTCGCCGCGGCGACCGCCGCCGGGATCCCCGTCGTCAACAACGCCGGGGTCGGCCCGAACCCGGTCGCCGAGCACACGGTCGGCCTGATGATCGCGCTCGCCAGGCGGATCGTGGCCGGCGACCGTCGGCTGCGGCGGGACGGGTGGGCCTGCCGTGAGCGCCTGCTGGGCGCGGAGCTCGGCACCGAGCTGTCCGGCAAGACCGTCGGCATCGTGGGGTTCGGATTCATCGGCCGGCGGGTGGCGGGCATCTGCACCGCCGCCTTCGGGAGCCGCGTCCTGGCCTACGACCCGTTCCTGGAGGACGCGGCGTTCGCGGCGGCGGGGGTGGAGCGGCGGGGGGATCTCGACGCGCTCCTCCCCGAGGTGGACTTTCTCACGGTCCACACGCCGCTGAGCGAGGAGACGCGCCACGTGATCGGCGCGCGAGAACTGGCCCTGCTTCGGCCGACGGCGTACCTGATCAACTGCGCGCGCGGCGGAGTGGTCGATGCGGACGCGCTCGCCGATGCGCTTCGGGCCGGCCGACTCGCCGGCGCGGGCATCGACGTGTTCGATCCGGAACCACCCGCGCACCCGCACCCCCTCTACGCTCTGGAGAACGTGATCGTCACCCCCCACATCGCCGGGCTGAGCGACGAAACGAACCGCCGGCTGTCCGTCTCCGCCGCCGAACAGGTCCTGCAGGTGCTGGCGGACGAGCGGCCGCCGCGCCTCGTGAACCCCGAGGTCTGGTCCCGCCGCCGGCGTGGCTGAGGGCGCGGCCGCCTCGGCGGCTCCGAGGAAAACGATCGCGCGGCGTGGTACTGAGTGACATGCCCACCCGACGGTCCCGCCCGCAGGCCCGACGGTCCCCCGCCCGAACACCCCCGAGGCGGCGGCCCCGCGGTTCCGCCGCGGCCGAGCTGCGCCAGGTGCAGAAAGCCCAGCGCGAGACCGGCCAGCGTCTCCAGGACGTGAAAGTGCCGCCGGCCACAGAGCCGGCCGTCGTGTTCAGGGTCTGATCCATGGACACGCCCCTCTACCTCACCATCGGCGAACTGGGGGACGGGCTGCGGCGCCGGCAGTTTTCGTCGGTCGAGCTGACGCGCGCGGCGCTCGACCGTCTCGAATCGATCGGCGGCCGATACAACGCCGTCGCCAGCATCATGCACGAACGCGCGGTGCGCGAGGCCCACGCGGCGGACCGCATGTTGCGGGACGGCCGGCACCGCGGATCGCTGCTGGGGATCCCCTACGGGGCAAAGGACCTCCTCGCCGCCGTGGGCGCGCCGACGACCTGGGGGGCTCCGCCCTTCGCGCGCCAGACCTTCGACTACGACGCGGCGGTGGTGGAGTCGCTGCGGCGCGCGGGCGCGGTGCTGACGGCGAAGCTGGCGATGATCGAGCTCGCGGGGGGCGGAGGGTACCGATATGCCTCGGCGT
The sequence above is drawn from the bacterium genome and encodes:
- a CDS encoding TIGR03619 family F420-dependent LLM class oxidoreductase, whose product is MEYGITLPGAGPLATPEALTAVATLAESLGYASVWVTDHIAFPEQHTSAYPYRADRKAPWPSTISYLDAFTALSWVGAVTRRVGLGTSVLILPLRPPLIVAKTVATLDYLSGGRMLLGVGAGWLREEFDLLGQPFEDRGRRMREAIRILRACWGPDPVRFEGAFYHLAPFGMDPKPVQGPRLPVLGGGEGDVALRRVAEVCDGWHPLNLTPEQVAERLDRLRRYVADAGRSMADLLLTVRPGLANPVTVDLAARYEALGVRLLVADVDYRRLTLPEALAQVAHLARALHLSGAGVA
- a CDS encoding hydantoinase B/oxoprolinase family protein; translated protein: MLDRITVSVVQHRFVAIVAEMGEAMLRTAYSQILNSSRDFSTALTDGEGRLVAQAEHVPIHVGALPWAVRSVLGTFAGRIRPGDLYLLNDPYHGGNHLPDLTVLLPVFAGGRLIFWSINRAHQSDIGGSTHGAYNPGATEIWQEGIRIPPLKLYDAGDLRDDVMHMIATNVRHSSDFLGDLRASIGSARLGERRLLRLADEYGVATVADAVGEILDGTERQTRACIRTWKDGVYRGEAVLDDDGHGARDIAIRATVRKAGDGLTVDLSRSAPQVTGFVNSSYPNTMSAVFMAIAYLIDPDIPKNDGTFRPVTVVAKQGTVVWPYPPAPVTLATNHCGQEICEAVIKALAASCPERAIAGWSRRFRIAIRGIDPRTRRPFIWHMFHARGGGGASAAGDGWPTAGEGQAAGGIKFGSVEVTEVRFPLYLRRHEFRPDSGGTGRYRGGVGSVLEMRVEIAEPASANTAGDGVRHAPYGLFGGADGLLHRYRLRSHGSDRVLRTKEVGIPVGPGDVFFVESSGGGGYGDPRGRPADAHAADLQNGVVTPRRARSRPRSGRTRAPRRAASRAHV
- a CDS encoding hydantoinase/oxoprolinase family protein — its product is MSDLPQGHGGHPQAGEGHAFRIGIDVGGTFTDLVAVDEAGRVTLTKVASTPDDPSRGILEGLGLLAEAVGRDLRTLLAQTDRLVHGTTVATNALVERKGARVGLLTTEGHRDILEMREGLKDDRYNLRMPPPVPLVPRYLRIGVRERVRSDGTVDRPLSRASLAAGIRALARAGVESAAICYLHAYGNPRHEARTRQAVARSLPGVYLSVSSEVLPQIKEYERVCTTVVNAYVGPALSRYLAALAARLTASGYHRGVLIMQSHGGVATIEDSTRLAAGVILSGPAGGLAGSRFCSDLLGHGDLITFDMGGTSTDIALLEGGEPPLTGDKAVGGHKVALPSLDIHTLGAGGGSIARVDLGGILHVGPQSAGAVPGPACYGRGGDAATVTDANVVLGYLDPDNFLGGRTHLDADAAHREVTRIARRLGCSAVEAAEGIHAVVNTTMAEGIRIVSVRRGVDPRRFALLAFGGAAGLHVTRVARQLEITRVVVPRIAAVLSAWGMLATDLRYELVRTRVGEVRRVGAAGLRRLFAEMEAEGRTRLGPADAVAPTFRRSLDMRYGEQIFEINVPLDGLDLEAPDLVDQVVARFLRRHEALYTYSAADQDVVLVNARLTVVGELPVTPVEPRIPAGGTAAPAKQRRAYLGGWTEVPVYRWDDLPPGARVVGPAIFESDTTTVVAHRGEGVRVTPHGWLDVTIT
- a CDS encoding hydroxyacid dehydrogenase, encoding MARIVLLNSMLHRVGEDLLAARAQVEIVPAAAAPDRLRSALRDADAVLVRLPARITREVIAAASRLRVIGTAGAGFDNIDVAAATAAGIPVVNNAGVGPNPVAEHTVGLMIALARRIVAGDRRLRRDGWACRERLLGAELGTELSGKTVGIVGFGFIGRRVAGICTAAFGSRVLAYDPFLEDAAFAAAGVERRGDLDALLPEVDFLTVHTPLSEETRHVIGARELALLRPTAYLINCARGGVVDADALADALRAGRLAGAGIDVFDPEPPAHPHPLYALENVIVTPHIAGLSDETNRRLSVSAAEQVLQVLADERPPRLVNPEVWSRRRRG
- a CDS encoding Maf family nucleotide pyrophosphatase; the encoded protein is MVLASASPRRRDLLASAGIAVRAVASGIPEEDHPGEHAEARVRRLAEAKARAVARAAAGAGRFFIGADTVVVRGAEALGKPRDRGDAERMLRALSGGVHEVVTGVAVYDAAADRVHVEAVRTRVTFKALRDREIAAYVEEDRPFDKAGAYGIQGRAAFMVERIDGSYTNVVGLPLCETVEALLAMGAISP